In the Triticum aestivum cultivar Chinese Spring chromosome 2B, IWGSC CS RefSeq v2.1, whole genome shotgun sequence genome, acacttattttgggatggagggagtatataattgaCCCACAGGTCTCTACTTCTATGGGACTGTACTCTAGTTTTCGGATGGTCTGTACAATAAACCTGTAGTTTTGTGAAATTCACTAATTTCAATAGGATTCGATCAGATTGAATATCATGACTTCTTTTAAGGAAAGAGACTGAAATATTATTAGTCGCCCTATCAGTATAAAAGTTGCAGGAACATTTTTGATTTGTTGCACTCGCAATGTCTCGGTTGAGAGAATATTAGGATTGTGCAATTTCTTACAATATCTCAATAGTGAACAGGACTACGGTTCGGCATTTAGGATAAAAAAGAGATGTGAAAGCAGGTTGTGTTGCATGCACCAACTCTGTCGAAAGCTTTAGGTGTTGAGGTGAGAATCATAGTTCATACCATCCTCAGTGATAGGCTCAACCAGACCTACACCATGCACTTAGCATTGGACAGGATCTGAAAAACTTCTTACCTCAAGATGTCAACACAATACCTAACCTCTAACACACACAAAAATATCTCCTCAGGAAACGTGCCAGCCTTATTTCAAAATGAGAATCTCTAAATTTCAATACCATGACAGGTGTCATGAACAAACCAAATCAGTGAATAATCTACACATACTTCAATTAGTCCATTGTAATATTTGCCCGCATAAAGAAAGGATCATTGAAAGGATAAATTTATTGTTGATAAAATGTCGATATGTACAACCTGCTGATTAGTTCAAAAGTTGCATTTCCCAAGTAAGTATCAATAAATAGGTCCTTTGAAGTTGAGCATTCTAGATAAACGAAATAGCAGCTTCCATAGCCCTTTTTTTTATAACGGGACGTTGTATTGCTGCCAAATCCCTTGCTATTCCATTTTATTGTTTTGCTTACCATGACATACAGCAGAAGCAGGACACCAACATGAAACAAACTTTGAATTGGCATTGTGAATTTTGGCTCCTTTAGCATATATATCGTTTCAATTAGAAGGTCATCAGTTTCTCAAGCTACTTACAGGAATTTAAAAGGAAAAAATCGATGAACAAAATCATCAAAAGGGGCAAATTCGAGTATACCTTGAAAAACTCCAGTTAGCTTAACGTATGATAACCCATAAGTCCTTGAAAATCATCTGGATTTGATGGTTTATTTCCAGGTTTAGGTAACCATGGAAATAACTTGGTAAGACCTTCTCTTGCAGAATCAGGACCCTTTTGTCTACCATTGACCCCATACTTTTCCCTCTCAATAGCATCCATTATATCCTCCCGAGCCACAATATCCCCACCTTAACAGAACACAATCACCCTCAGAATCTTGCAATCATGTAACTTCTTAACTATAATACATTTCATCAACTTAACCATTTTAAAAGGCAACTCTCTTTCCAAAACGTGGGAAATATACAAAACAGAAATGCAGGTAAGATTATGATTTCTCAGTAATAATTTAGAACATGGTGGAGTCAAACTGATAAGAGAATGCACTAGCAGTTTACAAAGGAACCACAAACCTTGCCCTGTTCCACTGAAAATGGACCACAAAATTGCAGGTTTTACACTTTGGAACTCTAAGCATTTCTTAATAAAGCGATATTTAAATTTGCTTGCAACAAATATGATACTTTAAGCATAAGGAACCAATCAATTTGCTCTAAGTCTTATGTATCTGATGATATAAGATGAATTTAACTTACCTCTTCGAGCAGCTAGTAGAGCAGCCTCATTAACAATGTTTGCTAGATCTGCACCAACCAATCCTGGGGTCACATTAGCTACCAGATCACAAATTATTTCGGATTCCTCTTCTAAAGGAACTTTTCTGAGATGAACAGCCAAAATCTTTCTGCGGCCTTCCAAATCAGGCACACCAACAAAAACCTTTCTTGAGAAGCGACCAGGCCGACAAAGAGCAGAATCCAGAGCCTTAGGTCTATTAGTAGCAGCCATGACAATAACTTTCACGTCCGAGTCAAAACCATCCATTTCAGTAAGCAGCTGGACAAAGCAATAATATGTTCATCATTTAGTATGACTtcacaaagaaaagaaaatgtaGTAAGAGAGCTAAATCACACCTGATTTAGGGTTTGGTCCCTCTCATCATTAAAACTTCTACCTCTGCTTCCACCAACAGCATCAAGTTCGTCAATAAAAATGATTGACGGAGcagcttctttggcttccttgAATAATTCCCTTACACGGGCTGCTCCTCTTCCAACAAACATTTCGACAAATTCGCTAGCAGAAACAGAGAAGAATGGAATTCCAGCCTCTCCTGCAACTGCCTTCGCCAGcaaagttttcccggttccaggAGGGCCAGCAAGCAGAACACCCCTGGGTAATCTTGCTCCCAGCTTCTTGTAGTTCAGTGAACCACGCAAGCAGCTCACTATCTACATTAAGAAATTATAATAGTGTACAACAGTTTATGAGCCTTGTTGATATTCAGTCAATAGAAGTACATAACTAACTCATATGAAGAACCAAAAACAAGACATCAGCTAAAACAAATATAACTCCTAGCATCAACAAAGCCTAAGCAGTCAATACTACAGAATCCATAGATACAAGTACTAATTATTAACATAGTGAATTCCAGTTTTTTACCCTCTATTTTCACATTTTTTACACTAATTACTCCAGTTAGCTGATTCTCATCCGGGTTACCCCATTTAGTGGAAGTTTTTCTGGCTGTTACCCCTTTAAAAAATTTGAAGAGCAATGTAAAAGGTGTGTCCCAGCCGTCAGGTACACGTAATGTGCCATGTCACGGTTTTCCTCCTTTTTTTTGCACAAACAGGTCGAATGGCATAGTTGGACATGGTTTTTTTCTCTCGCAGTCGTCAGGTGTGCATATGCACCGCATCTTGCAGTTGGTTTTGCTAAACATTTGCAGGTGGGTGCGCGGGACGGGTCCGGCTCAGGGATACGAACTGGTTCAGGCACGGTAAAAAACACAAAGGAGGAAAACCACGACATAGCTTGCTATATGTACCTGACGGCCTAGCAGATCGCTCTCAAAATTTTGAATGGGGCAAAATTGGCAAAACTTTCGCTAAATGGGGTAATCCATATGAAAAAACTGTTAAACAAGATAATATCCCACGCGTTGCTGCGGGGATTTATGACCCTGTGCTTCAATTATTTGTTgctagaaaataaaaataaaaaattgatgATGTGTAGGGCTTGTATGTGCTAAAAAATGGGATAACCTACTTAGATATATGGGATAGGATAGGATTGGGTACTTAGTGTCAAAATATGAGGTAAAAATTGGAATTCATCTTAGACGTCAGTGCCTATCACATATGTATTCATATTCCAGACATGCTCGCGGCGTTTGTCTTGAAACGGGGCTTTGTGAAATAAAAGGGAGCAAATATACAATTTCGTACAGGAACCACATTGTAGTCCAACAACAAGTTAATAAGGCAAGCAGGCTTAAGTGCCACTGTGTAGAACTTTGATCAGATCTTACTGTGCCATTTCTTATTTTGCAAGGTTCCTCCTCATACCCTTGGTATTTGCAATTTCAATAGAATGCCGCAAGTCGGGAAAAGTTTAGTTGGCAAGAATAATACCCTTTGTATTCGACATATGCAATCGCGAACTCCCAGCCGACCTAGATTTCTTAAAATCAGAATCGACAAGATTAGCAAGACCTTACTCTAAGATCCATGTGTGGGTAGGGCTTGTTATAGAGAATGGGTGCAAAATTTGTTAATTCCTTTCTTAAACTTGATTGATCGACATTTTGCTGACTTCCTGTGTCAATGGACTCTATGTCTATTGTCTACTGGTCTGCATATCATCGACATCACAGAAAACAATCATCATGAGTAAGAAGTAGAGAGTCATATATATTCACCTCGACAAGCTCCTCCTTGGCTTCATCCACGCCCTGGACATCGTCAAATCCTACCTGCTGCTTCCTGGGCCGGCGGCGCTTGTCCGCACTGCCCCCAGACGACATCTGCCTCTGTAAGAACCACATCATCGGCAGCAGTGAGAACCACAGCGTGAGCAGCGTGGTCAGCATGTCCACCAGCAGCCTCCCCGCCGGCCGTGGAGCAGACCGGTAGTCCACCCCGCCCTCCCGCATCAGGCCCAGCAGGAACCCCTCGTCGTGCGGCACCCTCCTCGCGTAGTACGGCCACTTCGGCACGGCGGCGCTCCTACCGGTCTCGCGCTCGTCGTCGCCGCTGCCGACGTCCTCGGCCTTGCTGAAGTAGATGCGGCGGGAGTCCTCCTCGAACGCGACGGCGGTCACCGCGCTCGCGCGCAGCCCCGCCAGGAGGTCCGCGTAGGCCACCTCCTGGGCCGGGTTTTTGGGCAGCGTGAGCCGCGCGGCGAGAAGGAGAGCCCCCAGGACGACCGACGCGACCGCAGGCGGCGGCACGCGACGGATGGCCCGCCGCAACGCCGCCACGGCGTCGCCCGCGAGCTCCCGCGGCGACAGCAGCCGCAGGAGACGCCACCGCAGCACGCGCAGCCGTGGCCTGAGCCGCAGGCGGCGCCGCAGGCTCTTGGGTTGGTCCGTGCGGAGCCCCAAATCGGCACCCTTGTCCTTCTCCACCTCGCCGACCTTGGCACGTACCGGGCTcctccgccgcagccgcagcctcgtGCAGCGCCCGGCGTCAGGCACTCCGCCGCAGCAGCCATAACTCTTACTCTCAGCGAAGCAGCTCAGGGAAGAAGTGGGGTGCCTGAAGCAGACGTGGTGCCGCAGGAGAGAGGCGGCGGCAGCGGATAAGGGGGGAAGAGACGCCATTGGAGCCACGTACTCCCTCCTAGCTCAGTTCGTTACCGCCATTCGATCGGACAGAGGTCGCGCGGGATGCGCGCACGCGGTGTTCGAGGGAATTCCTCCCAGAAGAAGAAGTGGCGTGTTGCCGGCTTGGCCTGTTGATGATTCGTGGACGGAGAGGACCATAGCCGAACAGATTTTTTTTTATCCGGCAAATTGCTTTTTTTTAGGGGTCGTGGGCTTTCTACTTCCCGCTTGTTAGGATCCAGGAGGGTTCCAGGCCCTATGAGAATGTGCGTTATGCGCCGGTTGGCGCGACAGCGCTCA is a window encoding:
- the LOC123045707 gene encoding probable inactive ATP-dependent zinc metalloprotease FTSHI 3, chloroplastic encodes the protein MASLPPLSAAAASLLRHHVCFRHPTSSLSCFAESKSYGCCGGVPDAGRCTRLRLRRRSPVRAKVGEVEKDKGADLGLRTDQPKSLRRRLRLRPRLRVLRWRLLRLLSPRELAGDAVAALRRAIRRVPPPAVASVVLGALLLAARLTLPKNPAQEVAYADLLAGLRASAVTAVAFEEDSRRIYFSKAEDVGSGDDERETGRSAAVPKWPYYARRVPHDEGFLLGLMREGGVDYRSAPRPAGRLLVDMLTTLLTLWFSLLPMMWFLQRQMSSGGSADKRRRPRKQQVGFDDVQGVDEAKEELVEIVSCLRGSLNYKKLGARLPRGVLLAGPPGTGKTLLAKAVAGEAGIPFFSVSASEFVEMFVGRGAARVRELFKEAKEAAPSIIFIDELDAVGGSRGRSFNDERDQTLNQLLTEMDGFDSDVKVIVMAATNRPKALDSALCRPGRFSRKVFVGVPDLEGRRKILAVHLRKVPLEEESEIICDLVANVTPGLVGADLANIVNEAALLAARRGGDIVAREDIMDAIEREKYGVNGRQKGPDSAREGLTKLFPWLPKPGNKPSNPDDFQGLMGYHTLS